TTTAATTTCATAATAGTATTATAATAGCAACAACCCTTATCGAAAAATAAGGGTTGTTTTAATGATTTGAATGAAATTATTATCGTTGTACGTTTCTAATAATTACAGTTTGTCCGCCCTCTCTATTGCTTTGAGTTCCCGAACCGTCAGCATTTTCAAAGTCTTTATTCTGCCAAGTGTGAGGATGGATATTTACCGTGAACGTATCAGGAACACCAATGATATCTGAAATATCTTCCATAGCACCATATTCCCAGCTTCCAAATTTCATTTCTCCAGATTGGTTGTAAAGCGTATTCCAAGCTACATCTGTTCTTTTGTGGTTCATATTTAACCACGCTTTGTTCTGTTTTGTAGCGATATTATATTGCCAGATATAAGAATCGTGTTTAGCATCGGCATAATAACTGTCGCCATCTTCCTGAATGTAAACGAAGTTTTCAGTTACACATAAGTTATCCGGATTGATAATTCCAGTTCCTGGAGTACTGTCGCCTTCAACAGCTAATTCTAGAGTTCCTTTCAATGGATCTGAAGCATCCAATTTTAGTTTATAAACTCTTCCCCACATCGTATATCCGTCAACTGGAGCATTGTTTGTTGCCTGACCTGTAGCTGTAAAGTAAATTTCTCTATTATTGTTTGCACTTCCTTTTCTGTAATCTACATCTTCAACTCTTGAAAAACGAATCGCTTTTAAGTCATTAACGGTTGTATTGATTACAGCTCCTGTTAGATTTTTAGCATTTGGAATTTCAACAAATTCAACTGGATAAGAATTGTTTAATGTAATAGTCGTTTCAACCTGATTTCCGTCAGTTCTTTTTAAAGCGTATAATTTTCCGTTAGATAAATCTCCAACTGTACTTACATACATGATCAACTGACCAGCACTTACGTGAGAAGTTGCATATGATTGATCTTCTCCAATTAAAATCACTGTTTTTCCTGGATAAGCTTCTTTTGGAAGTGGAACAGCGTTTTCCATACTAGCTTTTCCTAAAGCAGGTAAAACCCTGTCTTTTCTGGCTTTATCTGAAGCTAATCCTAACGGATTAATTCCGTGAACCATACTTTCCTGACCACTTTCTCCTGCAGTTAAAAACATAGGGCCAAATCCGTGAATTTCTGGAGTTGCCAAAGTTGCAGAACACAAACGTGTTAAACCTCCAACACCATCAACGATGTAATCGCCTTTTACAGGTTTGAATGTTTTATCTAAATATACTCTGGAAACAGACTGAATAATTTCGTGATTGGTAATCATAATGTAACCATCTCCGTTTGGATCTCTCATTAATCCCGCACCATCTGGCTGTGGCCCGTATTTAAAGGTAGGAGATTGTGGAAGAACATCTGTACTTGCAATTAAAGTGCTGATTTTTAGGTTTTCAAAACCAGGCATTGCGTATACAAACGCAGGAATTTTAGATTGTGAAGTAAAATCGATGTTGGCATTAACATCGTTTTTCGAATCTTTGTCATCATTTTGGCAGCTTACTAAGGAAAGGCTTGCTATTCCAAATAAAGCAATAGATTTAAGAAGGTTAGTTTTCATAATTGTTTCTGTTTTTTTTTTGATAGAACAAAGCTATCTCTCTAAAACAAAATACAGGTTATGTTAATTTTTTCTTAATGCTAATAATTGTAAGTCTTGTATTATGAAATCGTAAATTTAAGATTGTGAATGTAAATTTAAGACTCTTAAAAAAATCTTAAAGAGGTTTAAAAAGCTGATTCAAATTGGTTGCTTTCTTCTCTTTTAGCTTCTTTACAATCTTAAGAAATGCAATTGCAGTTATATAAGCATCGCCTAAAGCAGTATGTCTGTCTTTTTTTGAAATATCAAATTTATCAGCTAAATCATCCAAAGTGTAATGATCTTTTCGTTCAAATAAATGCGACTGAATCAAAGTCTTTTTATATAAATAAGCAGTGTCTAAAGTTTTATTGGTTAATTGAGGAAGTCCGTTTCTTTCCAAAGCTTTATTAATCATGGTAACATCAAAAATAGTATGATGTGCAATAATAATAGAATCTCCCAGAAACTCTAAAAACTGTTGTAAAGCTTCGAGTTCTGTGGGACGTTTTACCAGCAGATCTTTTAAAATACCATGAATTTGTGCTGTAGTTTTGTCATAATGTTCTTGTTCAAGATAGACTTCAAAGCTATTCTGAACATTAATAATTCCGTTTTGAAGAACTAGTGCGCCAATGCATAACATTCGGTCGTTATCGTAATCAAAACCAGTAGTTTCAGTATCTAAAACCACAAAACGAGTTTCTTCGATTGTGACGCTTTCATCAAAGAAATTATGTTCTTCTTTTTTCCAAAAATTGAATAAACTCATTATTATACCAGATTTGAGATATTAAAACGTACTGAAATTAATTCCTGAAGCTCTTTAATGGTTTTAAAAGTACGTTTCAGTTTAATCTTTTCCATTTTCGTTAAAGATTCCAATTCGATAAACTGACCCGAATCATGATGTAATAATCCTTGTTTGGTTCTGAATTTTAATAAGGCTTTAAACGAATACGAACACGATAAATACAATTCTCTGTTATTAGGTTCCAGTTCAGCCAATTTTTCAAAACGTTCTGCCGTATTACTTATTCCTTTTACCGAATGAGATAAAATTAAAAGACGTGCGGCGTCGGTTAAAGGCATTAAAGCTCTTCGTTTAATGTCAAAGTTGTCTTTGTTAGCCCCGTCTTGTT
This portion of the Flavobacterium panacagri genome encodes:
- a CDS encoding 3'-5' exonuclease, producing MSLFNFWKKEEHNFFDESVTIEETRFVVLDTETTGFDYDNDRMLCIGALVLQNGIINVQNSFEVYLEQEHYDKTTAQIHGILKDLLVKRPTELEALQQFLEFLGDSIIIAHHTIFDVTMINKALERNGLPQLTNKTLDTAYLYKKTLIQSHLFERKDHYTLDDLADKFDISKKDRHTALGDAYITAIAFLKIVKKLKEKKATNLNQLFKPL